In one Bombyx mori chromosome 22, ASM3026992v2 genomic region, the following are encoded:
- the LOC134200929 gene encoding uncharacterized protein LOC134200929 isoform X2, protein MFGTSSLSVLSSFDHQNQDWKTYKSRLQQWCIANGIDEQSDKAGIKRRAVLLSALTESTYQLASNLALPDDIATKSYESILGILDEHFIPKRCGFAERYNFYAAMQQNGETHGQWAARLRGLAAHCAFKNLEESLLDKFVMGMLRGPERERLFAQEIRELTLSKAVELAESVRCAREGAAAAVVPETSGREGVFKIAQQAKGSADRTAGEKCLVCGYKNHKTSECRFSKFKCRICDRKGHLRRMCPRNKVKHLEQGNDDDEGDDGESGPLENSHTFNVWDIPDPRNSDCGSEATTAGSKGALVTATGSAPPAEVGSSSSSHTCQPAGTTQSVEAETMGSADQDQITATISPQSAEPVTPTSCSPSSGRNSPQFSTPQPISPTLDKPAPGRPRRNKPPIDFRKFF, encoded by the exons ATGTTCGGGACGTCTTCTTTAAGTGTTTTGTCGAGTTTTGATCATCAAAATCAAGATTGGAAGACATATAAAAGTAGATTGCAGCAATGGTGCATAGCTAACGGCATCGATGAGCAGTCTGATAAAGCCGGAATCAAGAGAAGAGCAGTACTTCTCAGCGCACTCACAGAGAGTACCTACCAGCTCGCAAGCAACTTAGCGTTACCCGACGATATTGCGACAAAGAGCTATGAAAGCATTTTAGGTATTTTAGATGAACACTTTattccaaagcggtgcggattcGCAGAGCGGTATAATTTTTACGCAGCGATGCAGCAAAATGGTGAAACTCATGGGCAATGGGCCGCACGCTTGCGAGGTCTGGCCGCACACTGCGCTTTCAAAAACCTAGAAGAATCTCTGCTAGATAAATTCGTCATGGGAATGTTGCGAGGACCCGAGCGAGAAAGGCTTTTTGCACAAGAAATCAGAGAGCTGACGTTGAGTAAAGCTGTGGAGCTGGCAGAGAGCGTGCGGTGCGCACGAGAAGGTGCAGCTGCAGCGGTAGTGCCGGAAACATCCGGTCGGGAAGGCGTTTTCAAGATTGCCCAACAAGCAAAAGGGAGCGCGGACCGAACAGCCGGCGAAAAATGCTTAGTATGTGGTTACAAAAATCACAAAACGTCAGAGTGCCGATTTTCTAAATTTAAGTGCAGAATATGTGATCGTAAAGGTCATCTCCGTAGAATGTGCCCCAGGAACAAAGTGAAGCACTTGGAGCAAGGTAACGACGATGACGAGGGCGATGACG GGGAGAGTGGACCTTTAGAAAACTCTCACACATTCAACGTATGGGATATACCAGATCCACGGAACAGCGACTGCGGGAGCGAGGCAACAACAGCTGGATCTAAAGGGGCTTTAGTGACAGCAACAGGATCAGCTCCACCAGCAGAAGTAGGGTCATCGTCATCATCGCATACCTGCCAGCCAGCAGGAACGACGCAGTCTGTGGAAGCGGAGACTATGGGCAGTGCTGACCAAGATCAAATTACTGCCACTATAAGCCCACAATCAGCAGAGCCCGTAACTCCCACCAGCTGCTCACCTTCCAGTGGAAGAAATAGCCCACAGTTTAGTACGCCACAGCCAATATCACCGACACTAGATAAGCCGGCTCCCGGCCGACCACGCCGGAATAAGCCACCCATTGATTTCAGGAAGTTCTTTTAG
- the LOC134200929 gene encoding uncharacterized protein K02A2.6-like isoform X1: MLSNQSLKPYYLCRNDIALENGILMRGHKVIIPQSVRGRILEELHSSHFGIVKMKADARSRLWFPGIDAELEKLAGTCRVCAQLRPSPPRAALAPWPYPDAAFHRIHLDFFGPLNNKVYLIIVDAYSKWIECYDMNSNSSSKAVIAKLCEFMSRFGVPKTIVSDNGTAFASQEFSNFCMLNDITQLFSPVYHPSSNGQAESFVKIVKKGIKTIFSSGCRTDEIPIRLAKFLFDYRNSVNSTTGTSPAQLVFGHPLRSRLDLLTVNTSPSQSELPLLISNKQSSQAKNYGGKITRDLEPGEQVWFKQYINKSKSYWAKGVVIKKTGKVMYDISFPDQNKIIKRHKNQLYVFKGESGPLENSHTFNVWDIPDPRNSDCGSEATTAGSKGALVTATGSAPPAEVGSSSSSHTCQPAGTTQSVEAETMGSADQDQITATISPQSAEPVTPTSCSPSSGRNSPQFSTPQPISPTLDKPAPGRPRRNKPPIDFRKFF, from the coding sequence ATGCTATCAAATCAGAGTCTTAAGCCTTATTACTTATGTCGAAACGATATCGCACTAGAAAATGGTATTCTCATGCGTGGTCacaaagtaattattccacaAAGTGTACGCGGCAGAATATTGGAAGAACTACACAGCTCGCACTTTGGTATCGTTAAAATGAAGGCAGACGCTCGCAGTAGATTGTGGTTTCCGGGTATAGACGCTGAGCTAGAGAAACTGGCAGGGACGTGCCGGGTGTGCGCACAACTGCGCCCGTCACCACCGCGCGCGGCCCTTGCACCTTGGCCCTATCCTGATGCCGCTTTTCATAGAATTCATTTAGATTTTTTCGGTCCATTAAATAACAAAGTTTACTTAATAATAGTAGATGCATACTCTAAGTGGATAGAATGCTATGACATGAATAGCAATAGCTCCTCTAAAGCCGTAATCGCGAAATTATGCGAATTCATGTCAAggtttggggtacctaaaacTATAGTGAGTGACAACGGAACCGCTTTTGCTTCCCAGGAGTTTAGCAATTTTTGTATGTTAAATGACATAACACAATTATTTTCTCCAGTATACCATCCGTCGAGTAATGGACAGGCGGAATCATTtgttaaaattgttaaaaaaggtatcaaaactattttttcgTCTGGGTGTAGAACTGATGAAATTCCGATACGATTAGCGAAATTCCTTTTTGATTATCGTAATTCGGTAAATAGTACCACGGGAACGTCTCCGGCTCAGTTGGTTTTTGGTCATCCACTCCGCTCGCGGTTAGACTTGTTAACGGTAAACACATCGCCCTCACAATCCGAGTTACCCTTGCTAATCAGTAACAAACAGTCCTCACAGGCTAAGAATTATGGTGGCAAAATTACCAGAGACTTAGAGCCGGGGGAACAAGTATGGTTcaaacaatatattaataagtcGAAAAGTTACTGGGCAAAAGGGGTTGTGATAAAAAAGACAGGCAAAGTTATGTACGACATCAGTTTTCCAGATCAAAATAAGATTATTAAAAGGCATAAAAATCAACTATACGTGTTTAAAGGGGAGAGTGGACCTTTAGAAAACTCTCACACATTCAACGTATGGGATATACCAGATCCACGGAACAGCGACTGCGGGAGCGAGGCAACAACAGCTGGATCTAAAGGGGCTTTAGTGACAGCAACAGGATCAGCTCCACCAGCAGAAGTAGGGTCATCGTCATCATCGCATACCTGCCAGCCAGCAGGAACGACGCAGTCTGTGGAAGCGGAGACTATGGGCAGTGCTGACCAAGATCAAATTACTGCCACTATAAGCCCACAATCAGCAGAGCCCGTAACTCCCACCAGCTGCTCACCTTCCAGTGGAAGAAATAGCCCACAGTTTAGTACGCCACAGCCAATATCACCGACACTAGATAAGCCGGCTCCCGGCCGACCACGCCGGAATAAGCCACCCATTGATTTCAGGAAGTTCTTTTAG